The genomic window tatgtGTGCAGACTCCGTTCCGGTACTCCCTCTCCTTCTTAGGGTTCCTTGATGCTCCTTGGGCCTAGTGGGCCCTGGTTAAGGTCGAGGCCGGGCTCCTTTACGTTACGCACCTCGGGTCTGAGACCCCGTCAAGGGGCCAACTTTTGTAACGCACTGCGTCGGCGCAGGAGCGACAACAGTGCAGATCCGGTGTTGCCCCCGGTGTCCACCTTCGGCCGCTCCAACGCAATGCGGAGGGCCAAATCCTACTCAACGTCGAGTCGGAGCTCAACATGTCGTCGAATTGGGTCGGAATtggagaggggagaggagggggcAGAGTGAGAAAGAAAGTGGAGTGAGCTAGAGTTCGTAGCAGGGACGGATTGGGTTTTTTTGTGGGGACGACATGGGATCGATGGTGGGCCGGGCTGACGTGACGGATGCGCCCGGGCCACCCCATATCCACCCACCATTTGGTCTGGATATGAGAGACACCGGACTGCCAGACGTTTAAGGTCAGTTTAAGGCGCCCGAGTGGATCATTTTTTTTTGACTGGTCAGCTACTGGTCCACCCGTCCGAGTGTTAGCTCTTACATCCTTGCATATATGTGTATCTTTTAATAATATTTTTCAAACTGAATAGTTTGGATTTTGAATATTTCAAGGAGCTCAGTATCCAAAATGCCCTACTCATTGAGGAAGCTCAACACTCATGTTTCCAAAGACGACAACAAACCTAAGCAGAAGCAAAAGTAAGAGTCCGATGAGACAGAAAGTCGCACAGTTGCAAGAGAACACATGCTGGTCTGCTAGAAATGCATTATCTAACCCACAGACCAAGGCGGAGCAAAAGTGAGCTCGCACGAGGCTATGGCCTGTACCATGCGCTCACTCAGGTGTGTGCCGTGACAACACGTCCTGGCCAACGTGACGTAAAGACGTCTGACTCATCCAATAGTGGGAAGGCGTGCATCCGTGCTTGCCCGCCGTATGGCAGGTTGAGATGATTGATCAAGTTAGGATTCCCTACAAAAGCAAAGACGCCATGTGATGCTTGCAGGCTTGCAGCTCAACGGACCTGCAACTTCATCATCTTGTGATCATGGAtcataaagcatgcaacttgtccAATCACGAGTTTTAACTAGTGGATAATGAGCATTGTTTGGAGTAGCTAGTAGCACGCCAGCCAGCACAGTATTTCTAGGACATATGAAGCTCTGGCAGAGAGAGTTTTACTTGACAAATCTATGCTAGTAAGTTAGTACTAGAATTAGAAGTACAGGAAGATATGTCACAAAGGAGAAGCACGTCCATACAGACAGACGTGCATCCACTCAATTGCGAGTTCCACAAGCAAATGCCAGCAGCCTGTACCACTAACAAACTATGAGAGCCGATGCACTGCAGAAAAGTCAGGAAAGAAAGATCATGAGCGCCAGCTCACTAGCAACTGCTGCATTAGAGCGGCCAAAACGGCGCCGGCCGAGATATTGACCACGTTGACAACATCATTGTTCAGCTGCATTAGAGAAATATATACACATTTTAGTTTTGTGGGGACCTCCTGGTGTCAACATATAACAATATAATGTGCAGATAATGTGACCCTGAAAAGTAAACCAAAAGAACAGCTTGAATAGGAGTATACACCAATGCGGATGACACTATCCTGGCCATTATTGTTCAGGAGACACGAGTCTACACTAATTCTGTTAACCGAATGTTCCATATCTAATTAGCCTGAGATTTTTACTTGACACACCTAAAAGAAGAGGGATCAAGAGTGCTGTACAGACATCAATGATTCTGGGGTTAATCTACCACAATCCATCACAATGCCAAAAGGAGACTTTGCCTAGTTACTCACGTGTTCAGGCAGGCCAACTTGGTGATGCAACTATGAGTCTAAACTTTCAACAACAAGAGTATAACAGAACACAAAAGGCAAACACAGCTTTACTAGGGAAACTAAGGCCTTCTTTGGATTGCAGGGATAGGGAAAATGTAAGATAGATTGATATCAACTACTATGAATTCCTACAGGATTTCGAAACACATGAATTTTATAAGAGATGTTTTTGGATGGTGCACAGGTAATAAACACAAGAATTTAGAGGATTGAGAGAGAGTAGAGAGatagagtgcacatgcattggacttctcaaaggaaaaataaaatgaGGTTTGAGTTCATGCTGTGATTCCTATGGAATGGAGTGTATAGGAATGGACTCCATAGAAATTTGGTGAACCGATTCTTATGATCCAAAGGGCTTCTATAGAAAAAAAGCCTATCTCTTAACAACATTGTATATAAAGCATCAGCATTCAGCATCTAAAAGTTTAGGCTCACCCATTCAAAACCTTCCTTATCCTGCAGTGTTGCGCCAATCAAACTCTCGCCAAAATTTGCAATCTGGGATGCAAGAACACATAGCACACCCTGTGGTAGATTTACCTGTAAAacaaatgatttttttttcaataaCCATATTCCTGATTTACAGCCCAAGGTAAAAAAAAGTACAATAATTACTGCCACTTCCATATCAAAATTGTGATTACTATCCTCCTAGATGCCATATGCAAGGAGCTTAACATTGCAGGTCGTATGCTCCCAACATTGCTCTAATATGTGTTCTAGCCAATAACACTATCAGATTATAAGAGCATGAGATAGCAGGCATATAAACAACATGACACATGCAAGTCTGATTACAGTTAAATAATTGAAGAAGATGTCCAATTGTCCATAGTAcataattttaaaaattgtttaCCTGCCCCAGAATATAACCAATCCCTGCCAGAAACGTCGATGCTACAATTCCAGCAAGAGTGCCCTCAACACTGACTGCACCTTCCGTACCTCTTGGAACAACCTTAAATGTTGTCACTAGGTACCTACTCTACAAAAAGAACAGAACTGAGCTCTAAGTATGATATTGAAACTTTAACAATTACAGTTTATTAAGTTTGCACATGTAAGCACCAAATAAACCATCAACTATCTAAAGGTCATGCAAATAGAGTGGTAAATGACCAGGACCTTACGTTGTTCTTCCATACGCCTTCCCTATTTCACTGGAAACTGTATCACTGAGTTTAGTACAGAAACTTGCAACAAAGCCAAGTGTCCAGAGTTCCGCGAATGCTCCCCCGCCCACATTATATACTGATAGGAGAGCACAGACACAACCAGCAGCACTAGAACCAATAACACTACCaggacctctccttcctcctttttTCTCAGCCACTCCCAAAGCTTCTTTTTGTTTTATCTTTAACTTGGTCACTGCTGTGCCCTGCATAttaaaagcaaaataaataacctAGACTGATGATGTACTAGGATTGACATGATGGATACAGCAGATTAGTTGCCTTTGTCAGGTAGTACAACCAGCCTAAGGAGGGTCATGGAACTATGTCCCACAATCGACAGAACACATACATCCATAAATTTAGAACTGCCTGTTTTCCGAACAGGCAGTGGAAATTGCACAACAAACATTGCTTATCAATGAACAGAATAATCGTACATCGTGATTATTTATTTTATGGCAATACATATTTAATTTCACAGGAAATACTAATCTCAGTCCTCCTTTAGCAAGGGCAAATCATAAACTGGAGAAAAGTGTATCTCTTATGCACAACCTCCACCTGATTTGAAGATTAAAACATGCGATGACCACTCATTCATGATTCATTTGTGGTTCTAAAGAGCAGAACAAATAAAG from Triticum aestivum cultivar Chinese Spring chromosome 3B, IWGSC CS RefSeq v2.1, whole genome shotgun sequence includes these protein-coding regions:
- the LOC123070704 gene encoding protein VTE6, chloroplastic, yielding MACGLPPLLHALLSSPPRPLLPSRPPSLLAPRTLPLVTRARGPRVARHLSPAPPRALPDIAAAAAGLRDAVIGAFQASPPTWSSAATTNLAIFVAGTPLLLSGLSASGIAAAYVLGTLTWRAFGAQGFLLVAAYFVVGTAVTKLKIKQKEALGVAEKKGGRRGPGSVIGSSAAGCVCALLSVYNVGGGAFAELWTLGFVASFCTKLSDTVSSEIGKAYGRTTYLVTTFKVVPRGTEGAVSVEGTLAGIVASTFLAGIGYILGQVNLPQGVLCVLASQIANFGESLIGATLQDKEGFEWLNNDVVNVVNISAGAVLAALMQQLLVSWRS